The Pungitius pungitius chromosome 15, fPunPun2.1, whole genome shotgun sequence nucleotide sequence GTGTTGGATGTTTGTGACTCTTAGACATTGTTTCAAAACAGCAAATCATGATCCCAGTGAGATAAAAAGCACTTTTTGGTAATATATCACATGTatatttttaacacaaaagTATTTCCTCATCTGATGCAGTAAAAGACGTCCTGTGTTGTACAGATTGTACAGCGCTCTGAGGTTCTGTGATTGTGATGTTGGGCTCTTTAACCAAACAGGTGGGTCCATAGTTATGGAGGACTTGGAAACATTGAGTTTCTCTGTAGTTTTGCAGATCTTGTGATTATTTGTTGGAATGTTAACTTAAACTCACTGATTCTTCTCCTTCGACGACAACAAATCAAGACGAATACAACCACAGTTATGACGAGAGTGACAGTGCAGATAGCAGTAACCCAGCCATAGGGAAAGGGAGGAGCTGTAAAACAGAACAAGAACCAGATTAGAAGAGTCTTCCTGGTTTAAATGACGAAGCACAAATGTGTCACATGTTCACAGCCTGATGTGCTTCTGACGGACTTCAGTTTGGATTGTGAAAACATCTTTGTAACGTGATATATAGTAAGAAATCATTTCCtttcttcaaataaaaacattttgttttactgactgttgtattttttgggggggaggtaGGGGGTGCATTATTATCATGAAGTCATCTCCCTTTTAAGTCTTACCATTTGAGGAGCAAAAATGTTTAGTCGTGTTGGAGGCGTTGGTCCAGGTAAcctggttgctatggttacagaAGATGGTGCTGTTCAACAGGTAGACCTGGAGAGAAGCCccagaggtcgtgacctctggtcgctctcctccctcctgactgcagtTATGGGCGACACATCTGAAAGTGCTGTTGATGTGAGAGTTGTGagtcctgcaggtcacatggaggtcacatgactctgagcTGTTGGAGTCCACTCGGTCCACGGTCAGTTCAACTGGAGACACTGGTCCTGAGGGGGGGAGGTTTGAGGGAGGAGTTTATGAAACATGGCGGTAGAAACTCTATCAGTGAAATGTTTAGAGACTCACCTTGAACTGTGACCTTGTATTCAGTCAGTGGTTTGTCTCCTGAATCTGTTACTGCTACAGCAGAATAAACTCCACTGTCGGCCTCTTGTAGATTCTTCAATATCACAGAGAAGTTTTTCTCAGGAAACTCAAACCCTCCAGAGACATTATGAAGGACAATTAGTTTCCTACCAGGTTTAAATCTTACTAAATtgactgttttattgattttccagTCAACATATGAAAGCCCTCCAGGAAGATCAGCATGAAGCTCCAGGAGCAGATCACGTcccttcagcacaaacacaggagtctcaatggttcctgtaaaaacagtagacacatgatactataaacatcacacacaacagGCACACAAATAGACCCCTAGTGGTGCTCAAGCATCTGTCCTTTAGCGCTAAATGAGATAAGTGCCCCTTCTGTTGGAGCCcaattttttattcattcatcaataTTTAAGAATACAAATTACTCTCTCTGTCATCAATTCCCCACCAACAATACAGCTATTTTCATATCTGGCATTAATTTGAGTTCTTATGAGAATTTTGCCCTAATATGGTCACGAGCCCCACCCTCCTTaaatccttagagttaattttccagtgttgaaGTGcggagttgaaatcacactgcaaaaagtttcAACTCTtccagagtcaattgtacgaacgagtcggagtcatcatccagtttcaagatcagattcatttgcaacacttagtagagttaaatgaaatatttgataGAATTGAAATGatactgtacagtgtcacactttttggtatcaggcttaactcccaCGCGCCCCCACCCCGTCCGCTTTGAGGTCAACTTCGACAAAATCTCACTCCaaagttttttaaatgttgagagCCCCGCAAAACCCACTGAGAGTAAGTTTGTGCTCAAAGTTCTTTCCTCTTCAGTCCGTTTCAACAAGTGGTTACAAAGTGTCTAAAAGCACCTTGAATGGTTCCTCTGTACCACACACGTCTACTAttgaaacaattaaaatattcattgaaataaaacactgatATTAAAAAAGGGACTTAAAGAAAGCTTTCCCTCTGCAACAGAAACggaatgtttgtgtttacagTCTGTGTTTAAAACCAGGTCTTCACCTAAATATGGATTAAGGAAATAACCTTGTTGACTGGCTGAGAGCAATGGTTATTATAACATAGCATAGTTCATTCTCTTTCAAAGCTCCGATTCTGTATACTGACAACTTCCTGCCACGAAGGTACGACACGAATCCTGATTAAACAGAAAGAAACACTGATAAAAAATGCGTTTATAACTCAACTTCTATTTCAGAAATGATGCCACGGTATAAAAGCTTGGAcccaaaatgtatgtaaaataaAGTCCTCACCTTTTGCTTCACATAATGTCAGCAGAGAAGCAAAGAGAAGCACGACGCACTGCCTCATTGTGCAGAATGTGGGCCGATGAAACAAGGAAGTGGTTTCACTTCTGCAAAAGAGATCATACCTCCTTGCTTCATCGTTGTCACACATTTCCATCAGAAAATCATCAACACCATTAACTCAAAGATCACTTTCACACCCTCAGCTCTCACCTCTGGTCCTCATCACGTCTTTGTTGCCTCAACCGAGAAATAAGAGGACTCCactacatttttgtttaaagaaataGAAGTACAGGGTTCCACTTCACACAGAAAGAGCTTCAATTAATAAAGtaactgctgcaaaccaccCTGACCTGATCTATCCGAGTCACAGCCGTTTGAGATGAAACTTTCTTacttttgttgttggttttgaaGGAAGCGTCTGTTCAAAAGTGGGTGACCGCTTCAAATTCAATGATATTTAGTATCAAAAAGCACATCTTCCTACGGCAAGGTCACAGGTTCAACGGGAAACCCTCTCAAGATGCAAAAGTACATCAGTGCTGTGTTTCCcaaccattataacagcggggcGCACCCCCCCGCTGAGATTATCCCCCACCCGCAGAATAAGTGTGgagttaaattcattttttccacGCACGTCGATTCCGCTACAACACGTGTGAGTATATCATGTtcatatacgcacacacacccacacaccagcGGACAGACTGCTCTCTCTACAGCAGGCGAAGAGGAAGTGGGGGAGAGTGTCTTGTTGAAGATATGAACACACTTCCTGTCACAGCTATGTTGTATTTTATCGAAGTTAGTTGAAACTTAAAATACTGTTCAGGACACCAACATATCGTCTCTGCTGCTAAAAATAACCAGAGAAAGTGAACACATGGATGTAAATGGTGTTTCAggacaaatgtcttttttaataCTTCATGCAGATACATCGTCACGCCTCCTTTCAGGTGTCATATTTCCACTCATGTGCCAAACAGTCAATAATGCTGAAGCAACATCTATTGTTCTCATGATCACTATCTATTAGGACTCTGAGTGGACTGTGTGGGTCATTTAATCAGATTCGACTGTCAGTGATCAAACCATCTGTCATCAGAGTCTGATTCAAAGGCGTCCTGAGGGGTTAAaggaagaaccccccccccccccccctctctcccccatgaCTCCCCCACTGAGGGACACATTTGGCCCCTAACTGGGGAACATTAAATTATACACcagaagtgaataaatataactTTCACATGGGAGGGATGTTATATTATAGTCTGTGTTGCATGTCCCCACGTTTGGTCTCTGCCTTCAACTGggagtgggggtagtgttttgttttgttcatgcaTTACTGGTGtccagtgctggttggctggtggcgaggaggcgtggccgtATAAGACatggggagcaatcagctaacgagctggtggcctatataaccagcctggttgaggaacagagggagaagagctaaaagaaaggagaggctgtgttttgttgtatggcctggctgatattgttttgtttgggatctggtcgagtgagacccaatggtactctacctcagttTTGGAGAAGGGGAAGGTAGTTCTGCCCATAGGTGTACATTTCCATCATGTAGGTAaaactttgttacacacactaagttagctgggtggggtcacccctgtagtttgtgcaatagagaggtgagctggttagggatagattgtgttaggcagggaaaggggtgtagaacaaaagggaccttttgtttgtttcattactTTGACCCCAGTCCCCATagtccccttctcctcccttatttggttgtgtgtgtacctttttgttttgttttgtttgtgtcacagtcTGTGTATCAGTTGCAATGCTGACAGACAAAAAAGAGGTTTCAACTTCTTAAACAGAATAAACCCTGCTGATAATCTATTGATTACAC carries:
- the LOC119207443 gene encoding uncharacterized protein LOC119207443 isoform X3; translated protein: MRQCVVLLFASLLTLCEAKGTIETPVFVLKGRDLLLELHADLPGGLSYVDWKINKTVNLVRFKPGRKLIVLHNVSGGFEFPEKNFSVILKNLQEADSGVYSAVAVTDSGDKPLTEYKVTVQGPVSPVELTVDRVDSNSSESCDLHVTCRTHNSHINSTFRCVAHNCSQEGGERPEVTTSGASLQVYLLNSTIFCNHSNQVTWTNASNTTKHFCSSNAPPFPYGWVTAICTVTLVITVVVFVLICCRRRRRITDSRQIVNDTVYEVPQQEVTSAPPLNQNSTYSLVGHPAGSTQPESIYATEVTSAPSE
- the LOC119207443 gene encoding uncharacterized protein LOC119207443 isoform X2 — its product is MRQCVVLLFASLLTLCEAKGTIETPVFVLKGRDLLLELHADLPGGLSYVDWKINKTVNLVRFKPGRKLIVLHNVSGGFEFPEKNFSVILKNLQEADSGVYSAVAVTDSGDKPLTEYKVTVQGPVSPVELTVDRVDSNSSESCDLHVTCRTHNSHINSTFRCVAHNCSQEGGERPEVTTSGASLQVYLLNSTIFCNHSNQVTWTNASNTTKHFCSSNAPPFPYGWVTAICTVTLVITVVVFVLICCRRRRRITDSRQIVNDTVYEVPQEVTSAPPLNQNSTYSLVGHPAGSTQPESIYATVKKPDRSSIKEE
- the LOC119207443 gene encoding uncharacterized protein LOC119207443 isoform X1 codes for the protein MRQCVVLLFASLLTLCEAKGTIETPVFVLKGRDLLLELHADLPGGLSYVDWKINKTVNLVRFKPGRKLIVLHNVSGGFEFPEKNFSVILKNLQEADSGVYSAVAVTDSGDKPLTEYKVTVQGPVSPVELTVDRVDSNSSESCDLHVTCRTHNSHINSTFRCVAHNCSQEGGERPEVTTSGASLQVYLLNSTIFCNHSNQVTWTNASNTTKHFCSSNAPPFPYGWVTAICTVTLVITVVVFVLICCRRRRRITDSRQIVNDTVYEVPQQEVTSAPPLNQNSTYSLVGHPAGSTQPESIYATVKKPDRSSIKEE